One segment of Haloplanus natans DSM 17983 DNA contains the following:
- a CDS encoding peroxiredoxin family protein, with product MHVCLEHDDAPDFTLDSTAGEPVTLSETLDDGPTVVLINRGHWCSFCAEQLQTFSEVSYHLWFHDSVGVLPVVTDSLGTVTEMRDRYDPDVQLLADPAGEVAGQYSGTEETSHGLTGIAATYVIDTDGIVRYEQVADHPGDRTYGNFVRYYARNGFSDPFDGA from the coding sequence ATCCACGTATGTCTCGAACACGACGACGCCCCCGATTTCACGCTCGACAGCACCGCCGGCGAACCGGTCACGCTCTCGGAGACACTCGACGACGGACCGACGGTAGTCCTGATCAACCGCGGACACTGGTGCAGTTTCTGTGCCGAACAGCTCCAGACGTTCAGCGAGGTGTCCTACCACCTCTGGTTCCACGACAGCGTGGGCGTTCTCCCGGTCGTGACCGACTCGCTCGGAACGGTTACCGAGATGCGGGACCGCTACGACCCCGACGTGCAGTTGCTCGCCGACCCCGCCGGTGAGGTGGCCGGGCAGTACAGCGGGACCGAGGAGACGAGCCACGGGCTGACCGGCATCGCGGCGACGTACGTGATCGACACCGACGGTATCGTCCGCTACGAACAGGTCGCGGACCACCCTGGCGACCGAACCTACGGGAACTTCGTCCGCTACTACGCCCGGAACGGCTTCTCGGACCCGTTCGACGGCGCCTGA
- a CDS encoding CocE/NonD family hydrolase C-terminal non-catalytic domain-containing protein, whose translation MGPETPDGLGVAVSALDAGYAVAADTVDRLHSAGRLDDGTAAAAHDAIESATDDLLETATTRPLIELPASVFADVAPPSGVVPADLVHRTDDAAYTLTSGVRRVRYRRGRDRETPVPDGPMRVAVDMWDVHHRVPAGDCLRLEVASSDAPRFDPHPGTTRPWEATDEAVCTAEQTLFHELDRESTLTVTHRRASQPPTISI comes from the coding sequence ATGGGTCCCGAGACGCCCGACGGCCTCGGCGTGGCCGTTTCCGCCCTCGACGCCGGCTACGCCGTCGCCGCCGATACCGTCGACCGGCTCCACAGCGCGGGACGGCTCGACGACGGAACAGCCGCGGCGGCCCACGACGCCATCGAGTCGGCGACCGACGACCTGCTGGAGACGGCAACGACGCGGCCGCTGATCGAACTTCCTGCGTCCGTCTTCGCGGACGTGGCGCCCCCGTCCGGCGTGGTGCCGGCGGACCTCGTCCACCGGACCGACGATGCGGCGTACACCCTCACGAGCGGGGTACGGCGGGTGCGCTACCGGCGGGGTCGGGACCGCGAGACGCCGGTTCCGGACGGGCCGATGCGCGTTGCCGTCGACATGTGGGACGTACACCACCGCGTGCCCGCGGGCGATTGCCTCCGGCTGGAGGTGGCGAGCAGCGACGCGCCGCGATTCGACCCGCATCCGGGGACGACGCGTCCGTGGGAGGCGACGGACGAGGCGGTGTGTACGGCCGAACAGACGTTGTTTCACGAACTGGATCGCGAGAGCACGCTGACGGTGACACATCGCAGGGCGAGCCAGCCACCCACGATTTCGATATAG
- the thpR gene encoding RNA 2',3'-cyclic phosphodiesterase, producing the protein MRLFVSVDLDGLAEGVADAQARLPETGSLRPVDPAGAHVTLEFLGEVAPDRLDDLEAALTTAVDDAGVGRFTMVVGGLGVFPSLDYISVVWAGVREGGPELTRLHDAVERETTALGFDPADHDFTPHVTLARMNDARGKEAVQRVVQEADPTVGRLDVTEIRLTESRLTDDGPVYETVARVPFA; encoded by the coding sequence ATGCGACTGTTCGTCAGCGTCGACCTCGACGGACTGGCCGAGGGGGTCGCCGACGCACAGGCTCGCCTGCCCGAGACGGGGAGCCTCCGCCCCGTCGACCCTGCGGGCGCCCACGTCACGCTCGAGTTCCTGGGCGAGGTCGCTCCCGACCGCCTCGACGACCTGGAGGCCGCCCTCACCACGGCCGTCGACGACGCCGGCGTCGGTCGCTTCACGATGGTGGTTGGCGGACTCGGCGTCTTTCCCTCGCTCGACTACATCAGCGTCGTCTGGGCCGGCGTCCGTGAGGGCGGCCCCGAACTCACCCGCCTCCACGACGCGGTCGAACGCGAGACGACGGCCCTCGGCTTCGACCCAGCCGACCACGACTTTACGCCCCACGTCACGCTCGCTCGGATGAACGACGCCCGGGGCAAAGAGGCGGTACAGCGAGTCGTCCAGGAAGCCGATCCGACCGTCGGGCGTCTCGACGTGACCGAGATCCGTCTCACCGAGAGCCGACTGACCGACGACGGCCCCGTGTACGAGACGGTGGCACGGGTCCCGTTCGCGTGA
- a CDS encoding tetratricopeptide repeat protein, giving the protein MDDDRPHRFSEGQGFDEEYEEFSLDPPELSVDPSQVDPVDSRVLTDMLDERNVASDQVDAERLVDVGLSYMGINRFEEATETFERAASFADDDLIEQEAWVNKGAAHAQLEEFDAAVGAYEEALSIDGDSEHAAEAHTNLAYALWEWGRTEQALEHAERAVEVDPRFGQAWYNRGFFLSERGLHEEAVDCFDNAIRLGMRTAGVLEEKAIALEEAGQTEEAERVQQQAEELREEAERELVEDR; this is encoded by the coding sequence ATGGACGACGACCGCCCCCACCGATTCTCGGAAGGGCAGGGCTTCGACGAGGAGTACGAGGAGTTCTCGCTCGACCCGCCCGAACTCTCCGTCGACCCGTCACAGGTCGACCCGGTCGACTCGCGGGTGTTGACCGACATGCTCGACGAGCGCAACGTCGCCAGCGACCAAGTCGACGCCGAACGCCTCGTCGACGTTGGACTCTCCTACATGGGGATCAACCGCTTCGAGGAGGCGACGGAGACGTTCGAGCGGGCAGCGAGTTTCGCCGACGACGACCTAATCGAGCAGGAGGCGTGGGTGAACAAGGGCGCGGCCCACGCCCAACTGGAGGAGTTCGACGCGGCAGTCGGCGCCTACGAGGAAGCGCTGTCCATCGACGGGGACTCCGAACACGCCGCCGAGGCGCACACGAACCTCGCGTACGCGCTCTGGGAGTGGGGCCGGACGGAGCAGGCACTCGAACACGCGGAACGGGCGGTCGAGGTCGACCCCCGCTTCGGCCAGGCGTGGTACAACCGTGGCTTCTTCCTCTCGGAGCGCGGCCTACACGAGGAGGCGGTCGACTGCTTCGACAACGCCATCCGTCTCGGGATGCGCACCGCGGGCGTACTGGAGGAGAAGGCCATCGCGCTGGAGGAGGCCGGGCAGACGGAGGAGGCCGAGCGCGTCCAGCAACAGGCCGAGGAACTGCGCGAGGAGGCGGAGCGCGAACTGGTCGAGGATCGATAG
- a CDS encoding DUF424 domain-containing protein, which yields MLVRERDTPEGLLVAVCDEECLGETYGDGEVSLTVTEDFYGGREADRDEVVDSLTRASVANLVGERCVTVAIEAGLVDEERVLDLDGALHAQLLWL from the coding sequence ATGCTCGTTCGCGAGCGCGACACGCCCGAGGGGCTGCTGGTCGCCGTCTGCGACGAGGAGTGTCTCGGCGAAACCTACGGCGACGGCGAGGTGTCGCTGACGGTGACCGAGGATTTTTACGGCGGCAGGGAAGCCGACCGAGACGAGGTGGTCGATTCGCTGACGCGAGCGTCGGTCGCCAACCTCGTCGGTGAACGGTGTGTCACGGTCGCCATCGAAGCCGGCCTGGTCGACGAGGAACGCGTCCTCGACCTCGACGGGGCGCTCCACGCCCAACTGCTCTGGCTCTAG
- a CDS encoding DUF4352 domain-containing protein, protein MERRHVLTACGTVLTGMLAGCGGGGGDATATETAEPTATETAEPTATETAEPTATETAEPTATETAEPTTTAAAGPDGPTHDIGESFTVGSGDEAIGYRIAELFRADRIGSSANNSTADGTYLIVILELSNPRDEPISFPNNSFLVWNEEQILYFDDEATPKIGDDDRLDVTPIGTATVLAGSSKTGAVVFDVDPDRSYWIRVNPTGDSGETHYVPVGSVSGVEELRSSFT, encoded by the coding sequence ATGGAACGTCGACATGTGCTGACAGCGTGTGGAACGGTTCTCACGGGGATGCTCGCCGGCTGTGGCGGCGGTGGCGGCGATGCGACGGCGACGGAGACGGCCGAGCCGACGGCGACGGAGACGGCCGAGCCGACGGCGACGGAGACGGCCGAGCCGACGGCGACGGAGACGGCCGAGCCGACGGCGACGGAGACGGCCGAGCCGACGACCACCGCGGCGGCCGGGCCGGACGGCCCGACCCACGATATCGGGGAGTCGTTCACCGTCGGCAGCGGCGACGAGGCCATCGGTTACCGGATCGCCGAACTCTTTCGGGCCGATCGGATCGGCAGCAGCGCCAACAACTCGACCGCCGACGGGACGTATCTGATCGTCATCCTCGAACTCTCGAACCCCCGGGACGAGCCCATCTCGTTCCCCAACAACAGCTTCCTCGTCTGGAACGAGGAGCAGATCCTCTATTTCGACGACGAAGCGACCCCGAAGATCGGCGACGACGACCGGCTCGACGTCACGCCCATCGGGACCGCAACGGTCCTCGCCGGGAGCTCCAAGACCGGCGCCGTCGTCTTCGACGTCGATCCCGACCGGTCGTACTGGATTCGCGTCAACCCGACCGGCGACTCCGGCGAGACACATTACGTGCCCGTCGGCTCCGTCTCCGGTGTCGAGGAACTGCGGAGTTCGTTCACCTAG